CTAAAAAAGACAATGAAAAGAATGCGGATGGAAACGCAAGCGAAAATACGTCGGAAAGTACCTCTGGCAGTAGAGGTGAAAAAAGTGAATAAATTATATAAATTTGTATTTATCTCATCTCTCTCATCTTTTCTCTCATCTTTGCTGATTTTATTTCTAACAGTTACAATTACACTTTCGGTCCATGCCAACGAAAGGAACGATGGAAAATACTCAACAATAGTAGATGAATCAGGTAACACAGTTTACATTACCGCTTGGAAAATTGACGTTGGCGATCAAGTTCTAACGGAAACCAACCGTAGGTATGAAGTTGTATCAGTTGATGGGGATGTTGCCAATGCGAAATTTATTGGCGAAGTTAATTTATCTCAATACTTAGATACTGATAAAGGCATACTGAGCCGGGCAAAAACATTTTTGCACCCAGCAATAGCCGGGGCGCAAGGAAAAGGAAAAGTGGCAATTTACCACACTCATTCTGATGAATCTTATGTGCCGACAGACGGGAAAGAAAGCATTTTAGGAGCAGGCGGTGTATACAAAGTTGGCGACTCATTTTCGGAAGCACTAAAAGCCAAAGGGATAGATGTACTTCATTCCGATGCCAAACATGATCCTCATGATGATATGGCTTATGAACGCTCGCGCCGGACTGCTCTTGATATGATCAAAAGTTTTCAGCCAGACGCTATTTTTGATGTTCATCGTGATGCTGTCCCGCCGCAAGTTTACCAGGCGAACGTTAACGGCCAAAACGTAACAAAAGTACAATTGGTTGTCGGCAAATATGGTCCCACCGGCAAACAGATCGAAGATTACGCGCTTCAGCTTAAGGCAGCGGCTGACCAACAACATCCCGGGCTGGTTAAGGGAATTTTTTTCGCCAAGGGTGGTGACTATAATCAAGATCTCCATCCCCGTTCCATGCTATTAGAAGTCGGATCCCATACTAATGACCGCACGTCAGCTGAAAAAGGGATTGCTTTATTCGCTGACGTGGTGCCTACCGTCATTGGCCAAACAAGCGGGGGCGGAGGTGCTGCTGCGGGCACAACGGGTACCGGTGGAACCACCGGCCTCGGCAGCGCCGCAAGTGGCCTATCAGGCGCTGCAAAATCTATCGGGTGGATAATTGGCATAGTTATTGTTGGGGGAGCCGCTTTCTTGCTCTTAAGCACCGGGAGTCTAAAAGAAGCCGGATCCAAGCTGAAACAGTTTACAACTACTGAATTTGCCAACTTTTTCGGTCCGCGTGTGAAGAAAAAAGATAAACTGCAATCTGATGATAGGGAATCTGACGATAAACATTAGATGTTAAAAGAGTGGGAGATCGATTCTCCACACTCTTTTCTTATGTTGCCGGCAAAGTTTTATGTCTTAAACCATATAAATTTCTATCGTAATGAGGTAAAATAAAGGAAAAAATAAAGCAAGAACGGAATACTATGTAGAAAGGGGAAGAAGTTTTGCCATATAAAGGTATTATCGCAGGAGTCGTACCCCACAGCATTGCTGCTGAAACCGGTCTCTTGCCGGGAGATAGGTTAATTGCTGTTAATCACCGGAATGTCAGAGACCTAATTGATTTGAGCTTTGCCTTATCAGACCAAAGGGTAGAACTACTGGTTGAAAAACAGAATGGACAACAGCAGCTAATTACTATTGAAAAAGATTATGATCAAGACTTAGGCATCGAATTTGAAAGTGCCGTGTTTGATAAAATACGTCAATGCGTGAATCATTGTATATTTTGCTTTGTCGACCAGATGCCCCCAGGAATGCGAGAAAGCCTGTATATTAAAGATGATGATTACCGCTTGTCATTTTTATATGGAAACTTTATAACCCTGACCAATCTTAGGCTTAGTGACATGAGGCGCATTCGGCAATTACACTTGTCACCATTATATATTTCAGTGCATACGACCAACGGTCCGCTCCGAGCTAAAATGCTGGGAAATGAGCGGGCCGCTTCGATTATGGAACAAATTAACATTCTTGCTGCCAACGGCGTGGAAATGCACACGCAAATCGTATTATGTCCGGGAATAAATAATACCAACGAACTCGACAAAACAATTGGCGATTTATTCAATATTTACCCTTCCGTACTGTCCATAGCTATTGTTCCGGTTGGGTTAACTAAATTCAGAAAAAACTGTTATCCCCTACACTGTTTTACGGCAGAGCAAGCACGATCAACTATCTCTCAGGTAAACCAATGGCAGGAAAAAAGCCGTAATACCTTTGGCAATACTTTTGTTTATTTAGCCGACGAGTTCTATATACAGGCAGGCTGTCCAATACCGGCTTATGAATATTATGACGGGTTCCCGCAACTGGAAAACGGCGTAGGAATTGTACGTAATTTTATTGAGGATTGGAAACAAAGTCCTGGGAATTCCACTCTATATGCCAAGCCGCTTTATATAGATGTGGTGTGCGGGAAATCAGCAGAAAAAATTATTAAACCGCTTTTGGCTGAATTAACCATTCCTAATCTGTATACGCGTTTAATTGCCGTTGAAAACGAATTTTTCGGCAACAATGTTACGGTAACCGGACTTCTGACGGGCGGGGATATTCTAGAGCAACTTCAGCAATTGGCCGGTCCCAGAACCGGGGTTATCATTCCCGGAATAGCATTCCGCAGGGGCGAACACGTTTTCCTTGACGGCATGACATTGGATGAACTTTACCGTAATCTGGGAAATGAACTCCGCATTGCCTATAACGGCTCTGATTTGAAAGAGCTTTTATGCAACTGGCATTAATTAATTCTTGTATTGCTTAGCTTATCAAATGCACGAACTGCTTAGAAATCGTCAGATACCGTTGCATATGAAAAAAACTTATTGTAATGATATTTGCTAATTAGACTTCGAACTATCATAGTCAGACCGTAGGCGCGACGAGGACCGCAGCGGAGGCGTACTGGCGGTACGTTGGAGCGAGGACCACAGAAGCAACGACGCAGATGGCGGTTTATAAGCAGTTCCCCACTTAAAGCGAATGGTATAAGGAGAGGACGGACACATGACTACCCTTGACAAATTTGGGCTCATTCAAGTATATACGGGTAATGGAAAAGGAAAAACTACTGCTAGTCTGGGGCTGGCTTTTAGAGCTGCGGGGCATGGCTTCAAAGTATGCATGATTCAGTTTATGAAAAAAGGCTCACAATATGGCGAAGCAAAAGCCGCTCAGCTCATTCCCGGATTTAATTTGATCCAGGTGGGACGGGAGGAGTTTGTTAACCTGAACAACCCAGACAGCATTGATTGTAAGCTGGCCCGTGATGGTTGGGAATTGGCGAAAGCCAAAATTGATTCCGGTGAGTACGCAATCGTCATATTGGATGAGATTAATGTGGCCATGAACTATGGATTACTGGAAACCAAAGGGGTGGTAACCTATTTAAACAACCATAAAAACCAAAACGTAAATACCGAAATTATATTGACCGGCCGTTACGCGCCGACCGAAATATTGGAAATTGCCGATCTCGTAACAGAAATGCGGGAAATCAGGCATCCGGCCCAAAACGGCGTGCCGGCACGTAAGGGTATCGATTATTAATAGGATTGGTGGTCTTATCAGTGAGCAAACCGATTGTGGCAATTGTCGGCCGGCCGAATGTCGGCAAATCAACCTTATTTAATTATATCGGGAAAAAACGCGTTTCCATCGTTGAAGATACGCCGGGAGTAACCAGAGACCGGATCTACATGGATGCCGAATGGCTGGGCCGTCAGTTTACAATGATAGATACCGGGGGCATAGAGTTTGAAACAAATGATAAGATTCTTACGGCCATGCGACATCAAGCCCAGCTGGCTATAGACGAAGCAGATGCCATACTATTT
This window of the Methylomusa anaerophila genome carries:
- the cobO gene encoding cob(I)yrinic acid a,c-diamide adenosyltransferase, translated to MTTLDKFGLIQVYTGNGKGKTTASLGLAFRAAGHGFKVCMIQFMKKGSQYGEAKAAQLIPGFNLIQVGREEFVNLNNPDSIDCKLARDGWELAKAKIDSGEYAIVILDEINVAMNYGLLETKGVVTYLNNHKNQNVNTEIILTGRYAPTEILEIADLVTEMREIRHPAQNGVPARKGIDY
- a CDS encoding DUF512 domain-containing protein; this translates as MPYKGIIAGVVPHSIAAETGLLPGDRLIAVNHRNVRDLIDLSFALSDQRVELLVEKQNGQQQLITIEKDYDQDLGIEFESAVFDKIRQCVNHCIFCFVDQMPPGMRESLYIKDDDYRLSFLYGNFITLTNLRLSDMRRIRQLHLSPLYISVHTTNGPLRAKMLGNERAASIMEQINILAANGVEMHTQIVLCPGINNTNELDKTIGDLFNIYPSVLSIAIVPVGLTKFRKNCYPLHCFTAEQARSTISQVNQWQEKSRNTFGNTFVYLADEFYIQAGCPIPAYEYYDGFPQLENGVGIVRNFIEDWKQSPGNSTLYAKPLYIDVVCGKSAEKIIKPLLAELTIPNLYTRLIAVENEFFGNNVTVTGLLTGGDILEQLQQLAGPRTGVIIPGIAFRRGEHVFLDGMTLDELYRNLGNELRIAYNGSDLKELLCNWH
- the spoIIP gene encoding stage II sporulation protein P; amino-acid sequence: MNKLYKFVFISSLSSFLSSLLILFLTVTITLSVHANERNDGKYSTIVDESGNTVYITAWKIDVGDQVLTETNRRYEVVSVDGDVANAKFIGEVNLSQYLDTDKGILSRAKTFLHPAIAGAQGKGKVAIYHTHSDESYVPTDGKESILGAGGVYKVGDSFSEALKAKGIDVLHSDAKHDPHDDMAYERSRRTALDMIKSFQPDAIFDVHRDAVPPQVYQANVNGQNVTKVQLVVGKYGPTGKQIEDYALQLKAAADQQHPGLVKGIFFAKGGDYNQDLHPRSMLLEVGSHTNDRTSAEKGIALFADVVPTVIGQTSGGGGAAAGTTGTGGTTGLGSAASGLSGAAKSIGWIIGIVIVGGAAFLLLSTGSLKEAGSKLKQFTTTEFANFFGPRVKKKDKLQSDDRESDDKH